A stretch of the Ictidomys tridecemlineatus isolate mIctTri1 chromosome 5, mIctTri1.hap1, whole genome shotgun sequence genome encodes the following:
- the Glce gene encoding D-glucuronyl C5-epimerase isoform X1 has translation MRCLAARVNYKTLIIICALFTLVTVLLWNKCSSDKAIQFPRHLSSGFRVDGLEKRAAASESNHYVNHMAKQQSEEAFPQEQQKAPPVVGGFNNNGGSKVLGLKYEEIDCLINDEHTIKGRREGNEVFLPFTWVEKYFDVYGKVVQYDGYDRFEFSHSYSKVYAQRAPYHPDGVFMSFEGYNVEVRDRVKCISGVEGVPLSTQWGPQGYFYPIQIAQYGLSHYSKNLTEKPPHIEVYETAEDRDRNIKPNDWTVPKGCFMASVTDKSRFTNVKQFIAPETSEGVSLQLGNTKDFIISFDLKFLTNGSISVVLETTEKNQLFTVHYVSNTQLIAFKERDIYYGIGPRTSWSTVTRDLVTDLRKGVGLSNTKAVKPTKIMPKKVVRLIAKGKGFLDNITISTTAHMAAFFAASDWLVRNQDEKGGWPIMVTRKLGEGFKSLEPGWYSAMAQGQAISTLVRAYLLTKDHIFLNSALRATAPYKFLSEQHGVKAVFMNKHDWYEEYPTTPSSFVLNGFMYSLIGLYDLKETAGEKLGKEARSLYDRGMESLKAMLPLYDTGSGTIYDLRHFMLGIAPNLARWDYHTTHINQLQLLSTIDESPIFKEFVKRWKSYLKGSRAKHN, from the exons ATGCGTTGCTTGGCAGCTCGGGTCAACTATAAGACTTTGATTATCATCTGTGCACTCTTCACTTTGGTCACAGTACTTTTGTGGAATAAGTGTTCCAGTGACAAAGCAATCCAGTTTCCACGGCACTTGAGTAGTGGCTTCAGAGTGGATGGATTAGAGAAAAGAGCAGCAGCATCTGAGAGTAACCACTATGTGAACCACATGGCCAAACAGCAATCTGAGGAGGCATTCCCTCAGGAGCAGCAGAAAGCACCCCCTGTCGTTGGGGGCTTCAATAATAATGGGGGAAGCAAGGTGTTAGGACTCAAATATGAAGAAATTGACTGTCTCATAAATGATGAACACACAATTAAAGGGAGACGAGAGGGGAACGAAGTCTTTCTTCCATTCACTTGGGTAGAAAAATACTTTGATGTTTATGGAAAGGTGGTTCAGTATGATGGCTATGATCGGTTTGAATTCTCTCATAGCTATTCCAAAGTCTATGCACAGAGAGCCCCTTATCACCCTGACGGTGTATTTATGTCCTTTGAAGGCTACAATGTGGAAGTCCGAGACAGAGTCAAGTGCATAAGTGGGGTTGAAG GGGTGCCATTATCTACACAATGGGGACCTCAAGGCTATTTCTACCCAATCCAGATTGCACAGTATGGGTTAAGTCATTACAGCAAGAATCTAACTGAGAAACCCCCTCACATAGAGGTGTATGAAACAGcagaagacagagacagaaacatCAAACCTAATGACTGGACTGTGCCAAAGGGCTGCTTTATGGCCAGTGTGACTGATAAATCTAGATTCACCAATGTTAAACAGTTTATTGCTCCAG AGACCAGTGAAGGTGTGTCCTTGCAACTGGGAAACACaaaagattttattatttcatttgacCTCAAGTTCTTAACAAATGGGAGTATATCCGTGGTTCTAGAGACTACAGAAAAGAATCAGCTCTTCACTGTACATTATGTCTCAAATACCCAACTGATTGCTTTTAAAGAAAGAGACATATACTATGGCATTGGGCCCAGAACTTCATGGAGCACAGTTACCAGAGACCTGGTCACTGACCTCAGGAAAGGAGTGGGTCTTTCCAACACAAAAGCTGTCAAGCCAACCAAAATTATGCCTAAAAAGGTAGTTAGGTTGATTGCAAAAGGGAAGGGATTCCTTGACAACATTACCATCTCTACCACAGCCCACATGGCTGCATTCTTTGCTGCTAGCGATTGGCTGGTCAGGAATCAGGATGAGAAAGGTGGCTGGCCAATTATGGTAACCCGTAAGCTAGGGGAAGGGTTTAAGTCTTTAGAACCAGGGTGGTACTCTGCCATGGCCCAAGGGCAAGCCATTTCTACATTAGTCAGGGCCTATCTGTtaacaaaagaccacatattccTCAATTCAGCTTTAAGGGCAACAGCCCCTTACAAGTTTCTGTCAGAGCAGCATGGAGTTAAAGCTGTGTTCATGAATAAACATGACTGGTATGAAGAATATCCAACCACACCTagctcttttgttttaaatggcTTTATGTATTCTTTAATTGGGCTATATGACTTAAAAGAAACTGCAGGGGAAAAACTTGGGAAAGAAGCAAGGTCCTTGTATGACCGTGGCATGGAATCCCTTAAAGCCATGCTGCCCTTGTATGATACTGGCTCAGGAACCATCTATGACCTCCGTCACTTCATGCTCGGCATCGCTCCCAACCTTGCCCGCTGGGACTATCATACCACCCACATCAATCAGCTGCAGTTACTCAGTACCATTGATGAGTCCCCGATCTTCAAAGAATTTGTGAAGAGGTGGAAAAGCTACCTTAAAGGCAGCAGGGCAAAGCACAACTAG
- the Glce gene encoding D-glucuronyl C5-epimerase isoform X2 yields MASVTDKSRFTNVKQFIAPETSEGVSLQLGNTKDFIISFDLKFLTNGSISVVLETTEKNQLFTVHYVSNTQLIAFKERDIYYGIGPRTSWSTVTRDLVTDLRKGVGLSNTKAVKPTKIMPKKVVRLIAKGKGFLDNITISTTAHMAAFFAASDWLVRNQDEKGGWPIMVTRKLGEGFKSLEPGWYSAMAQGQAISTLVRAYLLTKDHIFLNSALRATAPYKFLSEQHGVKAVFMNKHDWYEEYPTTPSSFVLNGFMYSLIGLYDLKETAGEKLGKEARSLYDRGMESLKAMLPLYDTGSGTIYDLRHFMLGIAPNLARWDYHTTHINQLQLLSTIDESPIFKEFVKRWKSYLKGSRAKHN; encoded by the exons ATGGCCAGTGTGACTGATAAATCTAGATTCACCAATGTTAAACAGTTTATTGCTCCAG AGACCAGTGAAGGTGTGTCCTTGCAACTGGGAAACACaaaagattttattatttcatttgacCTCAAGTTCTTAACAAATGGGAGTATATCCGTGGTTCTAGAGACTACAGAAAAGAATCAGCTCTTCACTGTACATTATGTCTCAAATACCCAACTGATTGCTTTTAAAGAAAGAGACATATACTATGGCATTGGGCCCAGAACTTCATGGAGCACAGTTACCAGAGACCTGGTCACTGACCTCAGGAAAGGAGTGGGTCTTTCCAACACAAAAGCTGTCAAGCCAACCAAAATTATGCCTAAAAAGGTAGTTAGGTTGATTGCAAAAGGGAAGGGATTCCTTGACAACATTACCATCTCTACCACAGCCCACATGGCTGCATTCTTTGCTGCTAGCGATTGGCTGGTCAGGAATCAGGATGAGAAAGGTGGCTGGCCAATTATGGTAACCCGTAAGCTAGGGGAAGGGTTTAAGTCTTTAGAACCAGGGTGGTACTCTGCCATGGCCCAAGGGCAAGCCATTTCTACATTAGTCAGGGCCTATCTGTtaacaaaagaccacatattccTCAATTCAGCTTTAAGGGCAACAGCCCCTTACAAGTTTCTGTCAGAGCAGCATGGAGTTAAAGCTGTGTTCATGAATAAACATGACTGGTATGAAGAATATCCAACCACACCTagctcttttgttttaaatggcTTTATGTATTCTTTAATTGGGCTATATGACTTAAAAGAAACTGCAGGGGAAAAACTTGGGAAAGAAGCAAGGTCCTTGTATGACCGTGGCATGGAATCCCTTAAAGCCATGCTGCCCTTGTATGATACTGGCTCAGGAACCATCTATGACCTCCGTCACTTCATGCTCGGCATCGCTCCCAACCTTGCCCGCTGGGACTATCATACCACCCACATCAATCAGCTGCAGTTACTCAGTACCATTGATGAGTCCCCGATCTTCAAAGAATTTGTGAAGAGGTGGAAAAGCTACCTTAAAGGCAGCAGGGCAAAGCACAACTAG